The Aliivibrio salmonicida LFI1238 genome contains the following window.
GTTAGAAAGGGATAATTGATCCGTAGATATAAAGTTATTTAATACGGTTATTGGGGTGTGTACGCGTTGTTTTATCTGTTCACTTACCGCAAAATTATGATGACTTAATACCGCACTCCATCGATCAATTCGGTCATACCAACGTAGTTTTCCTGAGCCAATTTCTCCTGCGTGGAAAGTATTAATAAAACGTACGTTATGAGGGGATAGCAGCAAAGATAGACGTAATAACCGTGAATAGATGGCGGCTTTATATCCATGAGAGTGTATGACGGTGGGAGGATGTTGTTGAGTGTAATGCAATAACGACATGAATTTCCCATCAAGAAAATGATAAGAGATATTGGCGTTAGTCAGCGCCGTTAGTAAGGGATGTTCCGTTTTATAGCGGGATAAAAAAACGACAGTAACGACGCAGTTAACGGTGGCTAACCCTTGTGCAAGTTGCAACACATGGGATTCAATGCCACCAAAATCACGGCTATCAAGCAAAAGCCATACCTCAAAAGGTGAGGTATGGGGGGGAATGAATGTAGTATTACTTCTCTGTCTCTTCATCGGCTTCCCATGCTTGTTTTTTTCGATATAGGGTCGATGGGCTTAGTTCGAGAAGAACGGCGGCATTAAGGACGTTACCGTCACAATGATCAATGGCATTTTGAATCACTTCACGTTCAATGTCGGCCATTGGACGAATGGCGCTGTGATCCCACGTTACTGAATTGGTTTGCATTGATGAATTATCTGGTTCCGACGTTTCGGTATGAAGAGGGTCTACTGACATCGGTGCTATTGGAGCCACGTTATTGATTTCTTTTGTTACGATATGACTTTGAATAGTCGCTGGTTTTACTTTTGGTTGAGTGGCTTGATTCAATGGTGGTGGTAATTGGTCAAGAACAACATGGGTACTGTTATGTAAGACCACAACATTACGGATAATATTTTGTAATTGACGGACATTGCCTGGCCATGCGTAATTACATAAGCGCAGTTCAACGTCTCGCTTCATTGCGATGAATTTCTTTTTGTCTTCTTTGGCGTATTTTTTTAAGAAGAAAACCGCGATATCAATAATGTCCGTTCCGCGATCACGAAGTGGGGGCATTTCGATAGGAACCACATGAACACGATAATATAAATCTTCTCTGAATCGACCTTCGTTGACTTCGGTTAGAGGATCTCGGTTGGTCGCACAAATAATACGTAAATCTGTGCTCAGTTCTTTACTGCCACCTAATGGCGTGAATCGACCCGTTTGTAGAAAACGCAGCAATTTTTTCTGCATTTCTAATTCCATTTCACACAACTCATCTAAAAATAGCGTGCCGCCATTGGCCATCATGGCCGCGCCTTTTCGATCGGTTGTTGCACCAGTAAACGCGCCTTTTACGTGACCAAATATTTCACTTTCCATTAAGTCTCGAGGGATTGCACCACAGTTAATGGCAACAAAAGGTTTGTTATTACGTTTACTTTGATAATGAATGGCTTCGGCACACACTTCTTTACCTGTCCCACTTTCACCATAAATGAATACACTGGCGGTGGTAGGGGCAACGGCATCAATAATTTTGTATACCGCTTGCATTGGTAAGCTTGAGCCAATAAACCCTTGGTATTTTTTACGATTAAAGGTGTTTTGTAGGTCTTCAACTAGCCCTTCTAACTTATTGCGCTTTAGGTGGTTACTGATTGATGTTTTTAGGCGATTGGCTTGAATGGGCTTTTCAATGAAATCATCGGCCCCACTTTGAAGTAAATTGACGGCAATATTGATGGTTCCGTGAGCGGTAGCAACAATGACGGCGGTTGGGAGTTTTTTTTCTTTCATCCAAGCCAATACGTCCTGACCAGACATATCAGGCAGTTTTAAATCAAGAATCACCAAGTGTGGTGGGTTCTTTTCCATGAAAGCCTTGGCTTGCTCTCCAGTGGTTACGTGGAAGAACTCGTACGGCTCATCTTTTACATATTGTTTGTAAAGGATGGCAAGAGAGGTGGAGTCTTCGACTAATAATACTTTTTGTAGCATAAGCAACATCCTGTTTTACCTAGCAATTTTTATTTTTATGATTTTATTTTAATTAGTGAAGCCTTGTGCATTTCGTTCTTCTAATGCAATGAATGATTGCATTGCAATATCTGATAATTGGGTGGCTTTCTTAATGGCTTCATCAAACTGTTGTTGTATACAATGTAGTTCAATTTCACGTGAAATCGTAGATAAGGCAACGTTTCCGAGAGTTAGCGCACTACTTCCTAATGTATGAGCTTCAAATTCGAGAGCGTAAAGGTCTTTTGTTGTGATTGTTTTTACGATGGTATTGACGCGTTCTTTTGACTCAATAATATAAAATTGAATTAATTCAGGCATGACACTTGCGTCCGTATCACGGATAATTTGCTGAATGATGCTCTCATCTAAAAGTTGTGGCAAATTGTTGTTTATATCATGTTGAGTTTTATCCACAGTACTTCCTTTTATTGTGTTTTCTTGAGCATAAGATACCGACAAATAAGTCGCAAGGCATTCTAGCAAAGCCGTTCGATTAAATGGCTTTGAAAGGTAATCAGTCATGCCTGCGTCTATGAATCGTTCTTTGTCTCCTGAAAGTGCGTGAGCAGTTAAAGCTATAATAGGCATTTTTTCGTGATGTTTCGAGAGGGTTCTTATTTTTTTTGTTGCCGTCATACCGTCCATTTCGGGCATAGAAATATCCATGAAGATCAAGTCATAGTCGGTATCTGTCACCATTGAGATTGCTTCTTTCCCATTATTGGCTATATCTATTGTATAACCAGCATAGCTTAAGGTATTTTTTATAACGATTTGGTTGGCAAGATTATCTTCAACGACCAATAATCGTGCAGAGGAATAAATACATGGGGAGATGGTTGAGTTTTTATCTTTGGGTGATTTTAGTGATTCAATGTCTTCTTCTGATGCGCTATCAAGCATAATGTTAAACATAAATTCGCTGCCTTTTCCATACTGACTTTTTACTGAAATAGCACCATCCATCATGTTAATTAATCGTTTGGTGATGGCTAACCCTAATCCTGAACCTTCATGGGAGCGAGAAAAACTATTATCTGCCATTGTGAATTCTTCAAAGAGTAAATCTAATTGCTCTGCTTTTATACCAATGCCAGAGTCCTTAACGATACAGGTTAAGGCGAATCTATCCTCTACCGGTTGGATATCTAAAGAGAGTAAAATAAACCCATTATCTGTGAATTTTAAACTGTTACCAATCAGGTTTAGTAAAATTTGTCTAAATCGATTAACGTCACCGCATATGTATTCAGGAACGTTATCCGAAAGAGATAACGTTAATTGTAGTTCTTTTTTATCTGCTTGAGCTTGGAAACTATGTAAAGCGTGGTGTAAACATGCATGCATATTGAAGGTTTTATTATCGAGATCAAAGGTATTTGCCTCCATGCGAGAGCAATCCAAAATATCGTTGATGATTGATAATAATAGTTCACTTGAATCTGTCGCGGTTTCAACCAAATCACGTTGTTTTGGCTTCAATTGGCTGTCTTTTAATATGGCTAGTAACCCAAGAACTGCATTCATTGGCGTTCGTATCTCATGACTCATTGATGCTAAGAATCGCCCTTTGCTTTCATTCGCGGATTCAGCTTCAATGCGGGCTTCTTTTAGGTCATGATAGTTTTTCTGAAGGTTGTATGACATTGAGTTGAATGCTTTTGCTACGTCATTTAAATCACCTGTTGAGGTGAGTTCTAATTGCTCTCCTGGGCCTTGTTTTGCAACATTATCCACGGCTTTTTTTAGTTTGTTTAGGTTTTTAGTTAGCATATTACCCAGTAAATAGGAAAGTCCGATGACAATGAAAAGCTCAATAAAGGCAATGGCAAATATCCATGATTTAGCTCGAGCGAAAAAGGAATTTATGCCATGGGTACCAAACCCTATTTCAACTCGTCCAATGGGTTTGGTGTCACTGCTAATGATGGATTCTATGTCGTAGCTACCATCTGAGGCATTATTTAAAATTGGGCTGTTGGGGTTTGGTATTTCATGTAATTTTGGACCGCCTTGAATAATAAGAGTACCATCTTGGCGATAAATTTTAACGTAACATATTTCCCCAAGAGCAATGAGATCGTGCATTAAGCTAGTGGTTTCGGTGTCATTACCGTTATTTAGCGACTCTTTTATGGCATTTGAAAACATAGTTAATGTTGCATTTGAGCGGGTCACCAATTGTTGCTCATTAGAGTCAGATAAGAATTTTACTGAGCTAAGGACAAGAACAAGTAGCATGACGCTCTGAATAATCGAAATACCAATAATGGTTTTTAGTCGAAATGTCATGATGAACTCCTTGCTCGTTTATGGTGTGAATGTGTGTGTTATTGTTTTTCTATTATCAGTAATAAAGCATCGTCATTTGGTGGTGTTCCGGCTAATGAATCAAAGGTCTGCATTATCTGTTCCATTGCTGATTCGATAGGTAAATCAAAGGTATTAATTAACTGTTGTTTCACTGCTTTTTCAAGGGTTTCTCGTTCTGATAAAGAATCTCCGGATTCAAACAAT
Protein-coding sequences here:
- a CDS encoding HAMP domain-containing hybrid sensor histidine kinase/response regulator; translated protein: MTFRLKTIIGISIIQSVMLLVLVLSSVKFLSDSNEQQLVTRSNATLTMFSNAIKESLNNGNDTETTSLMHDLIALGEICYVKIYRQDGTLIIQGGPKLHEIPNPNSPILNNASDGSYDIESIISSDTKPIGRVEIGFGTHGINSFFARAKSWIFAIAFIELFIVIGLSYLLGNMLTKNLNKLKKAVDNVAKQGPGEQLELTSTGDLNDVAKAFNSMSYNLQKNYHDLKEARIEAESANESKGRFLASMSHEIRTPMNAVLGLLAILKDSQLKPKQRDLVETATDSSELLLSIINDILDCSRMEANTFDLDNKTFNMHACLHHALHSFQAQADKKELQLTLSLSDNVPEYICGDVNRFRQILLNLIGNSLKFTDNGFILLSLDIQPVEDRFALTCIVKDSGIGIKAEQLDLLFEEFTMADNSFSRSHEGSGLGLAITKRLINMMDGAISVKSQYGKGSEFMFNIMLDSASEEDIESLKSPKDKNSTISPCIYSSARLLVVEDNLANQIVIKNTLSYAGYTIDIANNGKEAISMVTDTDYDLIFMDISMPEMDGMTATKKIRTLSKHHEKMPIIALTAHALSGDKERFIDAGMTDYLSKPFNRTALLECLATYLSVSYAQENTIKGSTVDKTQHDINNNLPQLLDESIIQQIIRDTDASVMPELIQFYIIESKERVNTIVKTITTKDLYALEFEAHTLGSSALTLGNVALSTISREIELHCIQQQFDEAIKKATQLSDIAMQSFIALEERNAQGFTN
- a CDS encoding sigma-54-dependent transcriptional regulator, giving the protein MLQKVLLVEDSTSLAILYKQYVKDEPYEFFHVTTGEQAKAFMEKNPPHLVILDLKLPDMSGQDVLAWMKEKKLPTAVIVATAHGTINIAVNLLQSGADDFIEKPIQANRLKTSISNHLKRNKLEGLVEDLQNTFNRKKYQGFIGSSLPMQAVYKIIDAVAPTTASVFIYGESGTGKEVCAEAIHYQSKRNNKPFVAINCGAIPRDLMESEIFGHVKGAFTGATTDRKGAAMMANGGTLFLDELCEMELEMQKKLLRFLQTGRFTPLGGSKELSTDLRIICATNRDPLTEVNEGRFREDLYYRVHVVPIEMPPLRDRGTDIIDIAVFFLKKYAKEDKKKFIAMKRDVELRLCNYAWPGNVRQLQNIIRNVVVLHNSTHVVLDQLPPPLNQATQPKVKPATIQSHIVTKEINNVAPIAPMSVDPLHTETSEPDNSSMQTNSVTWDHSAIRPMADIEREVIQNAIDHCDGNVLNAAVLLELSPSTLYRKKQAWEADEETEK